Part of the Citrus sinensis cultivar Valencia sweet orange chromosome 2, DVS_A1.0, whole genome shotgun sequence genome, GACCATTAACATCAGCACCGTATCACAGGCATTTTGGTAACAACTGAACTTACACCTTGAATTGCTTTAATTTAGTAGCAGTTGATTCTAAGTGCAACCGAAAGAATATTTGAATTGATATATGCACGACATTATAGCACTTTGAGAAAGAGTGACTCATAAATGAAATCCAGAAGATCTAATTAACGATCAGGCTCTGGTCCAAACTAACTATGAGTTCTGTCTTCGCATTGGATCTGGTCCTAATGGCCGAAATTTCTCAGGAGAAGATGGGATGGAAATGTGTATTTTCTATGGACCAAGGGCAGGTTCGTTGGTCGGTTCCAAATTTTAAAGCCTGTAACCATGCAAATGCTTAGCCCATCTTCTTGCCATGTACGGGTCATGGTAATCCCAACTTTCAACACTGCTAGTCCTGCCACCAATAATGCTCACATCAGTCCCTGAGACAGGTTCAATCCTTTCATTGCTTGCTTCCCTCTTATCTTCTATATTCACAAGAGTTTCCCCTGTTCTTATGCATTCATCAATTCCACCCTCAACATAGCTATACTCAACACGTACGTCCTCACACTCACCCAAGTCCAGTAATATTCTTCTCTCTTCACCACCTCTTAGCTCTCCGAGCCTTATGATCCTGGCTTCCTCTCCAATTCTCAACTGGATTTCTTGAACATTTCCACCCAATAGTGTTGCAAGAAACTCCTCGAATTCATGCATGACAAACCCATTAGAACTGCCAAAGCCAAATCCCACATGAAATCTATGGACTGGGAAAGGCACTTGCAAGTTGATGGCATGGTATGTTCTTGTAGGAGTATCGGATAGATGTAAGATACAAGACTGTGGATTCTTGTGTGCTCGATCTTCTAGTATCTTTATCCCTTTCTTGAGGCCTTCAATTGGATCAGCTTGCCCCATATAGAAGAGACGATCAATTACTTGTAAGGCCATTCTCTTCCCATAGGATGTCATGCGCTTCAGGGGGAAGACACGTGCTGCAGCAGATGAATAGGTTACAATTGCTAGACGATCATTAGGTCTGAGGGAGAATACCACTAATGCCATGGATTGCTTGAGAAGCCTCAGGTGAGGCCCATTTGGGCTTGCCACCAATACCAAGTCAGTTGCCGGTTGATGTGCCAGTTTAACTGAGAGATAGGCAGCTCTCCTATTTGAGGAGGCACGCACATAAGAAGGTGTTTGTCCGATTGgtgtttgaaataataatgatgatgatgatgatgatgagctgGTAGGGTAATTATGGTGGTGAAGATGGTGTGGGGTTTGTCCATTCCCACTCGTATGCCAAGATGAATGTGCACGTGGATGGTGTTGAAAGCCACAGGAATGACTTAATAATGTTGGTGGGACAGGTGTTAGAGAGAAATCAAGTCGAGGATGATTGGTTGAGTGGTCAGGCTCAATAGGGTCGTCATCGTCATAACGTGCTGAGCGCAGGAAGGAGCGCCTGTGGACCCTGAAAGTGGCTATGGAGTCATCAAGAATTCGAAAAACGGGGTCATTTTGGTTGCAGGAGATGGAACAAGCTGCAGGGTAAAGGTTGCGGGGCAGCTGGGTCCAATGAGCACGGCAAATGGGGCAAGTGACGCTACCATGTCGAACATTGGAAGAGATGCAGGCAAAGTGGAATGCATGAGAGCATTGAGCAGTGAATATAGCTTGACCAGGGCTGCCGCCTGAGCTGTAGCTCAAAGCTTCTAGACATATTGCGCACAAGTTCTGCcagaaagcaaataaaaagcactgaatcatatatatatcatcACATGTAATGGTCTACTCCACATTCTGCAACACCTCCAAAGGGAAAAGATTACAAAgtgatgaaaacaaaaaagggcACTGTTGAAAGAATTGTATCTAAGggtgaaaaaaatagaagagtCCGTAGAAATAATGTGAGCAAAATGGGTGCTAGCAATAGCAAGATATGGGACAGGAGGAAAAACAATAGGGCGAATGGTATGGAGGAGTGTCACATGCTAAGACTGGAAGCAGCACTGCTCATGCCCCACATTGACATTGTTATGTGTTGTGGATTTgaaatatgattaattatgaATGCTGTGATGGTTTGAATAtgggacttttttttttttttttttcctgatgAACATGGTGGTTACAGGTTttgatggaaaaaataaaaaaaaaaagtaaatgggCAAACCTCGTCCTATGTGAAATcttttttgggggaaaaaaaatttgtgggGAATGATAGATAATGAAGGAAAGGAGACACAAATGCAGAAAGAAACATGAGGTCTGgtcaaatcaaatttgaacGCCATAGGATTCCTAAAGTAAAGGCGAATCAAATGCTCTATCCTCTactaattattgtttttcattatatacatatatatatatattttttttgtgtgtgctttttaattgaattagttGTAGTAGTTGCCGGGAAAGTGAAGGTTACAGTAAAGAAGGGGAGGGGGTAAGAGATGAGCTGTCAACAAACGCCATCTAAAGCAAAGCAATTTGGTACATTTAATTAACGGAAGGAATGCGAAAGAGGGAAATTGAAGTGTGAAGGAAGAATACCTTGGCGTTGGCGGTGGTGGTTGCTGCATCTTCTGAGAAACTGAAATTCTTCGCTGGGGAACCCGAGATCTGTCGATTTACACTTACACAGCATCAGAATTTTCACACCCGACTACTACTCTTGGTTTTCAAAAACTGTGGAATAACAACTAGCAAGAAACAgcgagagagaaagagagagaaatgatCGATTTATGACACGAACAAGCCGGAACAGGGATGAATAAGCCAACAACAGGCTACAAGCAAGGGTagctttgttttcttctcttctctttcttttctttgatgacattctaatttaatttattccttcaaattggaaaagaaaaatctcggCAAGAATGGAATTGgagaattcaaaacaaaaggagaaaatgagaaagacTTACAAGTActggaggaggaggaggaggaggagggcACCGCCTGGTGAAGGAGCCACATGCAGCAACCACCATTTTTCGAGCTGCTTTCCTCAGCTTTGACGCCCCCATTTTTTTGTGGTAAAGTTGTAACTTCTATTTCTTCTCAGGCTTAATGATTTGAGATACTGAAACTGAGGAGCACTGGAGATAACAATAATGAAAACTAGGAGAAGGAGAGTAAGGATTTCTGAGGAGCTCTGCCACTACTGCAAACTATGTCCACCTCCTCCTCCCAGCGTTACTTCTTTTTCCCTTCCTTTCGTTATGCTCTTCCAATGTACTGCTCACATTAAAATCTCAAAGCACAACACATACGACCCCACCCACAACAAcgacaatatatatatatatatatatatacacacacacacacacacacgcacaatCCCCTTTCACcacttctattattattttattttcactttataCCCCCCCATCTCGTTAACTGGTAAACTGTTCATCTATCTATTTGTAGTAGAGAGAGTACTTGTTTTGccattaaccaaaaaaaaaaaaaaaaattcaatgataCTTACTGCTTTAATTTGCTTTTGGTTGAGCGCGACGACTATGAAAGTGAAACCTGGCTGTTACCACTCTCTTTCtgctttttcaaatttcttcctttttttcttttctattttcgTCTTTTTGCTGCTTTGCTAATTGCTAATTGCTAAGcctatattattttatatacttcAGCACTCATCTTTCCTATTACCCTCTTTCATAATAGAATTAGAATtgatctaaataaaataatctctgtaaattattatatatatatatatatatatatctctctCATCTCTAGTTGAGCGCTCGGTGCACAaacatttcttcatctttggagcacatttgtttgtttgactTTGACCATTGacgtaataattaattaattaatttaaaaaaaaagcatctTATAAATGTTAGCCTTACTCTTTTACTTTTGTTCTAAATTCGTGATGCGTATGTATGTATCATAGCTTAGGAATTAGGTTCACCTTCAATTAGTAACGTGGTAGTTACGATTGTAATTTTGGCCCCATTTAAAtgtgaaagaaagaaatgattAAACTTAATTTACTTCTAGAGTGTTTTTACTCTCAagattagattggattgaattAAAAGTCCTCTAGTGATTACAATAATGGTCAAAATCCGAGCTTGGACTTTGAGACCCAGTTCAGTTACACCAATCGAATCAAGAATTCaagctttttttattttttattttttagaaaaaaaaaattaagttgtgggtgaagagaaaagaaaagaaaagaccgtcttaacaataaataataaacatataaatcaaaatgtaataaatgaatgaattgATCACTAACTAGTAACAGCACAGATTAAACAAGGTGGTGGGGGATGGGCCCGCCCCTGTCCTGTGCAATGGTATAGAGTAGCTAATGCATCATGCAGGGaccatttttcaatttttcccACTTTCCCACATGGACTTAACCTGACTGATTTGTTTTGATCACAGTGGTACAAAAACACTGGTAAATAAGTAAAAGTCCCTATCTCCCTCCATCCACTCTGTTTCTGGCTGGCTGCTATTTAATTCCGTAGGAGGAATAACagttgatgatgccttatttTCTGCCATTTGCAGCTTTGCTAATGCTACTACATGCATTATTCAAACAAATGCCATCGCAATTCAGCTAAGCATTCAGCAACACTTTTCACCATTTCTTGTTCTGCTTTCGcatttactatatattttgtgtgtgtatacCCCAGTAACATATGGTTGATTACATTAAAATcaaggataaattaaaaaagacaaaaaaaataataatatattaaaatttatgtttttttttttaacttggtTCGATTCCTTCCTTCTTCCTCAATTCTTTGTTGGCAGTAGACTATTAATAAGATAAGAtacaaaataaacaagtgaaaaaacaaataaaaataataaaaagaaaaacatgtgCAAACTGGGACCATTATGATCTGGGTATAAAGTagattattgtaaaattaaagcaacccaaaaaaacaaaaaagttaaaGAGTGGGGAAAAAGACCGTTAGATTtgaatttcaagtttttacaaGATCAAAGTTCATGAATGAATCAAAGTCTATGAATGGACTATATGATATGAAATGATGGCTTGTTCTCTTTGTATTGTCTTTGAATCCAAAGCAACTACTAGCTACGGGGATGGGGGGATGCTGATGGCGCCAAAATACTTCCATTGCATCCCAGATGGCTGACTCATCATATTCATTTACAACTTTCAGTATGTCAGTGTGGGCACAAGCTATCTTCAtacgaattaaaaaaaaaaaaaagtgaagcaATATCGCTTACGGTATTCATTAATTTGCTAATGTGAATAACTGTTCAAATATTTATGCGGATGAAACGTGCATTACTCCTGTCAATATCATTTGTTTGGTTTAGTCAACAACTCCAATCCTACACCCCCGTGCATGTCTTTGTCTGTACAGATTAATAATCAATGTAGTCATGATCAACTATTCATGTAGATTTATTAAGGTGGTTGAATTAATATAGACTAAAAGCATCCTGCTCTTACTCCTAGGGATTGGCTGAATATAAGCTTCTAACGTCGATCGATCTTGATTTGAtccatatataattaaaattattgggaTTTTTGATTAGATAGACACAACTACGCTTACCTACCAAGTGCGGGCAAAGTATTCTCATTTACGGCAGCAAATTAAAAGATCATGTCCTCTAGGCTCCACTGAAGACAAACCCATATATATATCGTCAGATTAGGAACAAACTAATGAGCACTTGATTAATATGTTGGGTAGGTAGGTTAGCTTTACAGTGATTTGAACCCGTGATACGTATATTTCCTGTAGGACATAGCTAGGTACGTACACATGCATCATTCACatgatttctttctttgtttaatttggtGATCAAATGCAGGAATTATTCAAAAGCAGTTAATTATATCATCGTTATTACCATTAATGGATGGGATTGTTTGAAACTGGAAAGGCGAACATTTTCCTAGAAACAAGAAAAGGACTTGTGCgtctaaaaataagaataagaataataataataataataataataaaggggTACCTCACTATATTGACGGTGTTGAGACTAGACTTAGTTAAGAGAAGAATCTCTCATTTAGGCTTTTCTAGGCTTTAGTGTTTAGTGGGTAACATACTGACATATGGCCGGGAAGTGGGCAGGCTTTCGAGTTCCAATCAATAATCATACACTCTCTTTGCCTCACATTAAAAGAAGTAAAAGAGCAAAGTTCGGTGGTGTTCGCACCCCAGACCAGCTTCATCGCTAGCCTACAAAGCAGAATTGTGTTTGATTGCTTTCATTTGACCCAGTCAATtccgtatttatttttttattataaaaaaagaagctaTCAATATCTTCTTTTTGTGTCTGTCgtttatttgattaaacaTTAATTCCTGCCGTAGTAATTGGTTTCTCAGTCTTGGCGTCTTCTAATAACATTATTAGCAAGTTAGGAACCCAGTAGTATAGAATGGTGAAGGTAGCCAATGCCTCTTAAATTTCACTCCGATTTCCTACCCTTCGCACCTCAGATCTGCCAGACCCAGATCAATTCttgatttcttttgtcttAAAAAACAgattatatatacatttttgcTTGCAGCTTTAAGAAACTGATTGcctaattaatttgattacttACCTGAATGAAGAGAACATGCACCCTTAGGTAAATTAATCTCTTCTTTGGGGCAAATAAAATCACTATCGGTCTAAGccgattcaaaatttttatccaaagaaATATTCCTGAGGCTGCGTATATACATAGACAAAATCACTCCATGGAAATAGTAATAATGCACACAAAATTAGTAGTAATACAAAGCACAGGTTGTAAACTTCCAAGATTTCCAAGGATGGATCTTCAATCAACCTCTTTCAGCACTACATATCCCATTTCCCGCATTGGGGCTAACAATGTCTCTCGAAGCAATCCATAAATTTCCGTAACTTTGGGATGAGATCTGTCCCCCACAAAGAAATACATGATCCTTGCCTTTTACCTCAATTTGACTAAAACTTGCAACCTTCTTCACACGTCTCTCCATTTTCTTCCTTACTTGGGCAAACTCATCCCATTCTCCACGGGCTGCATGCACATTAGCTGAGAGCACATACGCCCCAGAACTAGATGGCTGTAGCTCTATTAGCCTCTCGCCTATGTAATCTGCCATTCTAACATCCCCGTGCAACCTACAAGCACCAAGCAATGCCCCTAAAACAACATGATCGCGCTCATGTGGAGGCATTTTGGAAACCACTCTCATGGCCTCTTCCACTTGCCCTGCTCGACGTAGGATGTCCGCAAGGCAGGAGTAATGCTCAGCCCTTGGTTTGAAACCATAAGCACGACtcatcaaattaaaagtttttcgACCTTTCTCAACAAGACCCGCATGACTACAATCTGATAAGACACCCACAAATGTAATTTCATCTGGCTTGGTTCCTGACTTTAGCATTCGTGCAAAAAGGCGGAAAACTTGGAAACCGTGACCATGGTTTGAATATGCTAATATCATTGCAGTCCACGACACCACATCCTTGGCCTCAAGTCTCTCAAATGCAAGCCTGGCAGAATTGACATCCAATTGAAATCCCCAATCCCAGAACACGTAGTGACAAGTGCATTTGTAAGTGAGTGAGGTCTCTTGCTCAAACCCAAGACGAATTGCCAGTGCATGAGCTAGCATGTTCTCTAGCATTCCTTCACATGAGGTCAATATACTAGTACAGGTAGTCTCATTGGGCATAAATCTAGATTGAAACATGAGGTTTAATAGCTTCATAGCTGCACCTTCCGGTCcatttcttgcatacctgtcGATCATTGCATTCCAAGTCCAAACATTCCTTTGTGGCATCAAGTTGAAAAGCTCACTAGCTTGAGCCATATTTCCTGCATCGACATATGCAGTGATCATTGCGTTCCATGCAACTATGTCTTTATTAGGCATCTGAACAAAGTACTCACGGGCAAGTTTTGTCATGGCATTTCTTTCCAAACCTGTACACATAGTTGTCCAAGAAATCACttccttttgagttttgaggcatcaaattaaaaagttgaaTGCCGTAATCAACTCTTTCAGCATTTAGACACCCAGAAATCATAGTGTTCCATGAATATAGGTTCCTCTAAGGCATTTCAAGGAAGAGTTTAAAGGCTTCATAGATTTGATAATTGTCAACGTAAGACTTGATCGTGGCCGTCCAAGCAACGACATTTCTC contains:
- the LOC102628285 gene encoding probable E3 ubiquitin-protein ligase EDA40; this translates as MGASKLRKAARKMVVAACGSFTRRCPPPPPPPPVLISGSPAKNFSFSEDAATTTANAKNLCAICLEALSYSSGGSPGQAIFTAQCSHAFHFACISSNVRHGSVTCPICRAHWTQLPRNLYPAACSISCNQNDPVFRILDDSIATFRVHRRSFLRSARYDDDDPIEPDHSTNHPRLDFSLTPVPPTLLSHSCGFQHHPRAHSSWHTSGNGQTPHHLHHHNYPTSSSSSSSSLLFQTPIGQTPSYVRASSNRRAAYLSVKLAHQPATDLVLVASPNGPHLRLLKQSMALVVFSLRPNDRLAIVTYSSAAARVFPLKRMTSYGKRMALQVIDRLFYMGQADPIEGLKKGIKILEDRAHKNPQSCILHLSDTPTRTYHAINLQVPFPVHRFHVGFGFGSSNGFVMHEFEEFLATLLGGNVQEIQLRIGEEARIIRLGELRGGEERRILLDLGECEDVRVEYSYVEGGIDECIRTGETLVNIEDKREASNERIEPVSGTDVSIIGGRTSSVESWDYHDPYMARRWAKHLHGYRL